From the Gramella sp. Hel_I_59 genome, one window contains:
- a CDS encoding glycosyltransferase family 9 protein, translating into MKMIGDVLTSSILFEALRKEYPAAQLDYLIYKHTTPVVENNPFINNIIPFGRYQSYSGLARIIRSEKYNVVIDVLSNFKTSILTGISGAAVRISYDKVYTRRVSTHVFSRKMEAKTNAGEAIEKRLRLLSPLLDDIPLEIKPKIYLKNYEIEKAAETLTSQISGSKKIIMVGVLGSNREKTYPLPYLAKLLDHIVEITDADILFNYIPIQQSYIDLFYDLCKTRTQKNIYLNIYRQNLREFLSLTYHCDALIGNEGGAINMAKALNIPTFAIYTPMINKSNWNIYEDGKQNVSVHIEDYYPYIIKPKSKIDKRTNEALYNQLVPKLIFPKLTKFLKNL; encoded by the coding sequence ATGAAAATGATTGGGGACGTACTTACGTCCTCAATCTTATTTGAAGCCCTTCGGAAAGAGTATCCGGCCGCTCAGCTGGATTATCTAATTTACAAGCATACCACGCCCGTTGTAGAGAACAATCCTTTCATAAACAACATAATTCCCTTTGGTAGGTATCAGAGTTATTCTGGGCTTGCTAGAATTATCAGAAGTGAAAAGTATAATGTAGTTATAGACGTTCTCTCCAATTTCAAAACATCTATTTTGACAGGAATATCTGGTGCTGCAGTCAGAATTTCCTACGATAAAGTTTATACCAGGCGGGTCTCCACACATGTTTTCAGCAGGAAAATGGAGGCTAAAACTAATGCAGGAGAAGCAATAGAAAAGAGACTAAGATTGCTTTCTCCACTTTTGGATGATATTCCGCTAGAGATCAAACCGAAAATTTACCTCAAAAATTATGAGATAGAAAAAGCAGCTGAGACTTTAACTTCGCAAATTTCTGGTTCGAAAAAGATTATTATGGTTGGAGTTTTAGGCAGTAATAGAGAAAAAACCTATCCTCTTCCCTACTTGGCTAAGTTACTCGATCATATTGTAGAGATCACAGATGCTGATATACTATTCAACTATATACCAATTCAGCAAAGCTACATCGACTTGTTCTACGATCTTTGTAAAACAAGAACGCAAAAGAATATTTATTTAAATATATACCGACAAAATTTAAGAGAATTTTTATCCTTAACTTATCATTGTGATGCATTAATTGGTAACGAAGGTGGCGCAATAAATATGGCAAAAGCTTTGAATATTCCAACATTTGCTATATATACTCCTATGATAAATAAATCAAATTGGAATATATACGAAGACGGCAAACAAAATGTCTCCGTCCACATTGAGGACTATTATCCATATATCATAAAACCTAAATCCAAAATTGATAAGCGAACCAATGAAGCGCTATATAATCAACTAGTACCAAAATTGATTTTTCCAAAATTAACTAAGTTTTTAAAAAATCTCTAA
- a CDS encoding 2,3,4,5-tetrahydropyridine-2,6-dicarboxylate N-succinyltransferase, with protein MDQLKATIEKAWENRDLLKDTETTDAIRKVIDLLDKGELRTAEPLTDGWQVNEWVKKAVVLYFPIQKMETLEAGIFEYHDKMPLKKGYKEKGIRVVPNAVARHGAYISSGVILMPSYVNIGSYVDEGTMVDTWATVGSCAQIGKNVHLSGGVGIGGVLEPLQAAPVIIEDNAFLGSRSIVVEGIRVEKEAVLGANVVLTASTKIIDVTGDEPKEFKGYVPARSVVIPGSYTKKFPAGEYQVPCALIIGKRKESTNKKTSLNDALREYNVAV; from the coding sequence ATGGACCAGTTGAAAGCTACAATTGAAAAGGCATGGGAAAACCGTGACCTTCTAAAAGATACTGAAACTACAGATGCTATCCGAAAGGTGATCGACCTTCTAGACAAGGGAGAGCTTAGAACTGCTGAACCGTTAACAGATGGCTGGCAGGTGAATGAATGGGTTAAGAAAGCTGTAGTACTTTACTTCCCAATCCAGAAGATGGAAACTCTGGAAGCCGGTATTTTCGAGTATCACGATAAGATGCCTTTGAAAAAAGGATATAAAGAAAAAGGAATTAGAGTTGTACCAAACGCTGTAGCGAGGCACGGTGCTTATATTTCATCTGGCGTTATTCTAATGCCAAGCTATGTAAATATTGGTTCTTATGTAGATGAAGGTACTATGGTAGATACCTGGGCGACCGTTGGAAGTTGTGCTCAAATTGGTAAAAATGTTCATTTAAGTGGTGGAGTTGGTATTGGCGGAGTTTTGGAACCGCTTCAGGCAGCACCAGTAATTATCGAGGATAATGCATTCCTTGGATCCCGAAGCATTGTGGTAGAAGGAATTCGTGTAGAGAAAGAAGCTGTACTAGGTGCAAATGTGGTTCTTACTGCATCTACCAAGATTATTGACGTAACCGGCGATGAACCAAAAGAATTCAAAGGCTATGTTCCAGCAAGATCGGTAGTGATCCCAGGAAGTTATACCAAAAAATTCCCTGCAGGTGAATACCAGGTTCCTTGTGCACTTATTATTGGGAAACGAAAGGAATCCACAAATAAAAAAACATCATTGAATGATGCCCTTCGTGAGTATAACGTGGCAGTTTAG
- a CDS encoding DUF6503 family protein, whose amino-acid sequence MKRLLPALISLLIISCAEKENTLTADEIIQNAIERSGGKLYEMAEIDYTFRGREYKSYRKGGKFSYTRIMTDTSGNRVVDVLDNEGLNRSINDSNVVLQDSLVLPIGNSINSVNYFVHLPYGLMAEAANRQLIGKDTIAGREYYEIKVTFSENGGGTDHEDEYLYWIDTQNFEVDYLAYNFEVNDGGVRFRKAFNHRVIEGISFVDYENYEYKDKEVELTKLDSLYQERELNLLSIIETKNVRVKLDSIN is encoded by the coding sequence ATGAAACGTTTGCTTCCAGCCTTAATTTCTCTACTTATAATTAGCTGTGCAGAAAAAGAAAATACACTTACCGCAGATGAGATCATTCAGAATGCGATAGAGAGATCTGGTGGCAAATTATACGAAATGGCGGAGATTGACTATACTTTTCGTGGTAGAGAATATAAGAGCTATAGAAAAGGCGGCAAATTTAGCTACACGCGAATCATGACCGATACCTCAGGAAATAGAGTGGTAGATGTTCTGGATAATGAGGGGCTGAATCGTTCGATCAATGATAGTAACGTTGTCCTCCAGGATTCTTTAGTGCTGCCAATCGGTAATTCTATTAACTCAGTCAACTATTTTGTACATTTACCGTACGGACTCATGGCTGAAGCCGCCAATAGGCAATTGATAGGGAAGGATACCATCGCGGGAAGGGAATATTATGAGATCAAAGTTACTTTTTCTGAAAATGGGGGAGGAACAGATCATGAGGACGAATACCTTTACTGGATCGATACTCAAAATTTTGAAGTAGACTATCTCGCCTATAATTTTGAAGTGAATGATGGTGGCGTAAGATTCAGAAAAGCTTTTAACCACAGGGTCATCGAAGGAATTAGCTTTGTAGATTACGAGAATTATGAATATAAAGATAAAGAAGTTGAGCTAACCAAACTGGATAGTCTTTACCAGGAACGCGAACTGAATCTCCTGTCTATTATAGAGACAAAAAATGTTCGGGTAAAACTGGACAGCATTAATTAA
- a CDS encoding DUF5606 domain-containing protein, whose amino-acid sequence MGLDKILAISGKPGLYELTAQTRGGFVAKSMLDGKKIAVNMRHNVSILSEIAIYTYTEEIPLGEVFQKISEKENGEKTISHKVSKNEMEAFFSEILPDYDEDRVYASDMKKIIQWYNLLVENGMTSFAKEDKAEKNTDEEE is encoded by the coding sequence ATGGGATTAGATAAAATTCTTGCTATTTCGGGAAAACCGGGACTTTATGAGCTTACCGCGCAAACAAGAGGCGGCTTTGTTGCTAAATCTATGTTAGACGGGAAGAAAATTGCCGTAAACATGCGTCACAACGTAAGTATTCTAAGCGAGATCGCAATCTATACCTACACAGAAGAGATTCCGTTAGGTGAGGTTTTTCAAAAGATTAGTGAAAAAGAGAATGGAGAAAAGACAATAAGTCACAAGGTTTCCAAAAATGAAATGGAAGCATTCTTTTCTGAAATTCTTCCTGATTATGATGAAGATCGTGTATACGCTAGTGATATGAAAAAGATCATCCAGTGGTATAATCTTCTAGTAGAGAATGGAATGACCAGCTTTGCGAAAGAAGATAAAGCTGAAAAAAATACAGACGAAGAGGAATAA
- the smpB gene encoding SsrA-binding protein SmpB, producing the protein MKNSVSIKNRKAKFNYEFLDKYTAGIKLAGTEIKAIREGKANIAESFCEFSNHELFVINMHVEEYSHATHFNHNPKSERKLLLQKRELRKLEKEVTNSGLTIIPLKMFINDRGLAKLQIALAKGKKLYDKRDTIKDRDNKRRLDRIQKDYK; encoded by the coding sequence ATGAAGAATTCTGTAAGCATCAAGAATCGAAAAGCGAAGTTCAATTATGAATTTCTGGACAAGTATACCGCCGGGATCAAACTTGCGGGTACCGAGATCAAAGCAATTCGTGAAGGAAAAGCAAACATCGCCGAGAGTTTTTGTGAATTCAGTAATCACGAGTTATTTGTGATCAATATGCATGTGGAGGAATATTCTCATGCTACTCATTTTAATCATAACCCTAAAAGTGAACGTAAACTTTTATTACAGAAGAGAGAGTTACGTAAACTGGAAAAAGAAGTGACCAATTCAGGATTGACCATAATTCCTCTAAAAATGTTCATTAACGATCGCGGTTTGGCAAAGCTGCAGATCGCCCTGGCAAAGGGTAAAAAGCTTTATGATAAGCGCGATACGATCAAAGATCGTGATAATAAACGACGTCTGGATAGAATTCAGAAGGACTACAAATAA
- a CDS encoding DUF5686 and carboxypeptidase regulatory-like domain-containing protein, with protein sequence MLKQLLGLCLFLAFSTLSAQITGEISSEDDEPLPYVNIYTESVNIGTTSNNEGLYELKLKETGEYVIVFQFLGFKTQKKKVNITQFPYELNIQMISESTSLDEVTIQNDENPANRIMRLAIENRKQNSNRLESFTADFYSRGLWRIENAPEKIMGQEIGDLGGGLDSTRSGIVYLSETISKISFQKPDDFKENIIASKVSGDDNGFSLNSAQEAYYSFYENTINLNSEMVSPLADYGFNYYRYKLAGTFFDDRGNLINKIEVTPKRKQDRVFSGFVYIVEDLWQIYGIELTTTGTAIQVAPIEEIVFKQNFKYSEENKLFIQISQSVDFSFKIFGFGGNGRFTAVYSDYDFDPGFSKNSFGKEILSYSQNANEKDSVFWEKVRPVPLTSEEINDYVKKDSIQEFRSTKKYQDSVDTERNQFGITDVLFGYSYRNSWKNRSFSISAPVSGIGFNTVQGWNTDITVNYTQRTGEDQENYWRVFTDIDYGLSEDRLRLNGGFEKKFNNYSKDFLRLSGGVESAQINANEPISPLLNSITTIFFERNYMKLFERSFAKAAYGRDIFPGLRIFGELGWEDRTALSNSTDHVIIDWEDREYTSNNPLQPNSFGTSLFEDHHLFKSRLDFGIRFGQKYMSYPNGRYNVYETKYPKLNISWESGFGASEEQFNYNQFKARVEQSVKIGNKGTFQYMANGGLFSNAEGISLVDYQHFNANQTRIGFGSYVGAFNLMPYYNFSTNENYAEFHAEHDFQGWFLGKIPLINKLNYNLILGAHRLTTDNRAPYSEYSIGLDNIGFGKYRFLRLDYVVSDFNGQRDGAFIFGLKF encoded by the coding sequence ATGCTAAAACAACTACTTGGACTCTGCCTTTTTCTGGCATTTTCCACACTTTCTGCTCAAATTACCGGTGAAATTTCTTCGGAAGATGATGAGCCTCTACCTTATGTAAATATCTATACAGAATCTGTTAATATTGGAACTACTTCCAACAATGAAGGTCTCTATGAACTTAAATTGAAGGAAACTGGTGAATACGTGATCGTATTCCAGTTTCTTGGATTTAAAACCCAGAAGAAGAAGGTCAATATCACTCAGTTTCCCTACGAACTTAATATCCAGATGATCTCAGAAAGTACCAGCCTGGATGAAGTTACTATACAAAATGATGAGAATCCAGCCAACAGGATCATGCGGCTGGCGATCGAAAATAGAAAGCAAAACTCGAACCGACTGGAAAGTTTTACGGCCGATTTTTATTCCCGGGGGTTATGGAGAATTGAAAATGCTCCTGAGAAAATTATGGGCCAGGAAATTGGTGATCTTGGCGGCGGACTCGATTCCACCAGAAGCGGAATCGTTTACTTAAGTGAAACTATTTCCAAGATCTCCTTCCAGAAGCCAGATGATTTTAAGGAAAATATCATTGCTTCTAAGGTTTCTGGAGATGATAATGGTTTTAGCCTCAACTCGGCACAGGAAGCTTATTATTCCTTTTACGAGAATACCATTAATTTGAACAGCGAAATGGTATCTCCGCTGGCAGATTATGGATTTAACTATTATCGCTACAAGCTGGCCGGTACTTTTTTCGATGATCGTGGTAATCTCATCAATAAGATCGAGGTGACTCCAAAGCGTAAGCAGGACCGAGTATTTTCAGGTTTTGTCTATATCGTGGAAGACCTGTGGCAAATTTATGGGATCGAACTAACCACTACCGGTACTGCCATACAGGTTGCACCAATCGAAGAAATAGTATTTAAGCAGAATTTTAAATATTCTGAAGAAAATAAGCTCTTCATCCAGATCTCCCAAAGTGTGGACTTCAGTTTCAAGATCTTTGGATTTGGTGGGAATGGAAGATTTACCGCAGTCTACAGCGATTATGATTTTGACCCGGGTTTTTCTAAAAATAGCTTCGGAAAAGAGATTTTAAGCTATTCACAGAATGCAAACGAAAAGGATTCGGTTTTCTGGGAGAAAGTAAGGCCTGTTCCTCTTACTTCAGAAGAAATTAATGATTATGTAAAAAAAGATAGCATCCAGGAATTTCGTAGTACCAAAAAATATCAGGATTCCGTAGATACCGAAAGAAATCAGTTTGGAATAACCGATGTGCTTTTTGGATATAGTTATAGAAATAGCTGGAAGAACAGATCTTTTAGTATTAGTGCTCCAGTATCAGGCATTGGTTTTAATACGGTACAGGGCTGGAATACTGATATTACCGTGAATTACACACAACGTACCGGCGAGGATCAGGAGAATTACTGGAGAGTCTTTACAGATATAGATTATGGGCTAAGTGAAGACCGATTGCGCTTAAATGGTGGTTTTGAGAAAAAGTTCAACAATTACAGTAAGGACTTTTTAAGACTTTCCGGAGGTGTGGAAAGCGCGCAGATCAATGCAAACGAACCTATTTCCCCGTTACTGAATAGCATCACTACTATATTTTTCGAAAGAAACTATATGAAGCTTTTTGAGAGAAGCTTTGCTAAAGCGGCATACGGCAGGGATATCTTTCCAGGTTTAAGAATCTTTGGCGAACTGGGATGGGAAGACAGAACGGCTCTATCAAATTCTACAGATCATGTCATCATCGACTGGGAAGATCGGGAATACACTTCCAACAATCCGCTACAGCCAAACAGCTTTGGAACCAGTTTATTTGAGGATCATCATCTTTTTAAATCCAGGCTGGATTTTGGAATACGCTTTGGTCAGAAATATATGAGCTATCCTAATGGCAGATATAACGTCTATGAGACCAAGTATCCAAAATTGAATATTTCATGGGAAAGCGGATTTGGAGCAAGTGAGGAGCAGTTCAATTATAATCAATTTAAGGCAAGAGTAGAACAAAGTGTAAAAATTGGCAATAAAGGAACTTTCCAATATATGGCCAACGGCGGACTATTTAGTAATGCGGAAGGAATTAGCCTGGTAGATTACCAGCATTTTAATGCGAACCAGACGCGAATTGGTTTCGGCAGTTACGTGGGAGCGTTTAACCTGATGCCTTATTATAATTTTAGCACTAATGAGAATTATGCTGAATTTCATGCAGAACATGATTTCCAGGGCTGGTTCTTGGGCAAAATTCCGCTTATCAATAAATTGAATTATAATCTTATTCTGGGCGCACATCGCTTAACGACAGACAACAGAGCTCCTTATTCTGAATATTCCATAGGTCTCGATAATATAGGCTTCGGAAAATACCGTTTTTTAAGACTGGACTATGTAGTTTCAGATTTTAACGGTCAGCGAGATGGCGCTTTTATCTTTGGTTTGAAGTTCTAA
- a CDS encoding phosphoglycerate mutase family protein → MSTILKIVLPFILLFGISSEENSQNNIVQETTTYYFIRHAEKDRSNKTEKDPNLTAEGLKRAQSWAEVLKDIPLDMVLSTNYKRTLQTGAPTAGSKQLSIENYNAGNGYDDEFRKRTHGKRVLVVGHSNTTPQFVNEILGEEKYANIDDAENGALFIVQILPNNEILDQVLYIN, encoded by the coding sequence ATGTCTACAATTCTCAAAATAGTACTTCCGTTCATTCTTCTTTTTGGAATCTCTTCCGAAGAAAATAGTCAAAACAATATTGTTCAGGAGACAACTACTTATTACTTCATAAGACATGCTGAAAAAGATCGCAGTAATAAGACTGAAAAAGACCCGAACCTAACCGCTGAAGGCTTAAAAAGGGCACAAAGCTGGGCTGAAGTCTTAAAGGATATACCGCTGGATATGGTTTTAAGTACAAATTATAAACGCACCCTGCAAACGGGTGCTCCAACTGCAGGTAGTAAGCAATTGTCTATTGAAAACTATAATGCCGGAAATGGATATGACGATGAATTCAGGAAAAGAACGCATGGAAAGCGCGTTTTGGTGGTAGGACATAGTAACACGACGCCGCAATTTGTCAATGAGATTCTTGGCGAGGAAAAATATGCGAATATTGATGATGCCGAGAACGGAGCACTTTTCATCGTCCAGATACTTCCAAATAATGAAATTCTGGACCAGGTACTTTATATTAATTAA
- the ruvX gene encoding Holliday junction resolvase RuvX, with the protein MGRILALDYGTKRTGVAVTDELKMIASGLKTVETPELLNFLNTYFQDENVERVLVGEPKRMNDMPSESEVHIQEFLKKFSEKFPEMPLERVDERFTSKMAVQTMIDSGLKKKKRRDKALVDEISATIILQTWLYK; encoded by the coding sequence ATGGGCAGAATTTTAGCGCTTGATTATGGTACTAAACGAACGGGAGTCGCCGTTACAGATGAATTGAAAATGATCGCATCTGGTCTTAAAACGGTAGAAACACCTGAGCTGCTGAATTTTCTAAACACCTATTTTCAGGACGAAAATGTAGAAAGAGTTTTAGTAGGGGAACCAAAGCGAATGAATGATATGCCTTCTGAAAGTGAAGTTCATATCCAGGAGTTCCTGAAGAAGTTTTCTGAAAAGTTTCCGGAGATGCCATTGGAGCGGGTTGACGAAAGGTTTACCAGCAAGATGGCGGTGCAAACCATGATTGATAGCGGACTGAAAAAGAAAAAGCGCAGGGATAAAGCACTGGTGGATGAAATTAGTGCCACGATCATTCTTCAAACCTGGCTTTATAAGTAG
- a CDS encoding CsbD family protein, which produces MNEDQREGKWKQIKGQFKQKYGDLTDDDTTHAEGKFDEMLGRMQEKTGKSKEELKNEIDKW; this is translated from the coding sequence ATGAATGAAGATCAAAGAGAAGGAAAATGGAAACAGATCAAAGGACAATTCAAACAAAAGTATGGAGATCTAACCGATGATGATACCACTCATGCTGAAGGAAAATTTGATGAGATGTTAGGTCGTATGCAGGAAAAGACTGGAAAGTCGAAAGAAGAATTGAAAAATGAAATTGATAAGTGGTAG
- a CDS encoding esterase-like activity of phytase family protein, giving the protein MKLRLLSLFSILIFSSCAVTSRIEDGQVSLNYLDEFVIDENLEFEDTKIGGLSGIDYANGKFYLVSDQASNPRIYQAEIKIADSRFNNVEITDLIKISRPEKYSKVVLDLEGLRYDSNTNGFLVVSEGLISDGRDPGIYETDDKGKILRSYSIPLHFQSNNDQKPRNNGVFEGITKSINGSGIWVATELPLEKDSSKPKIFPSRSHSRITKFDIETGNPVSQFVYPLDGIAKLPINYFALNGITEILEYAEDRFLVMERSYSAGYGSHGNTVKIFDVDASKATNILNENSLRKAKYQTAKKKLIFNFKSVDDQLTDGIVDNIEGMCFGPELENGNRSLILMADNNFNSFVRQLNQFILMEINISE; this is encoded by the coding sequence ATGAAACTTCGATTACTTTCTCTCTTTTCAATTTTAATTTTTAGCAGCTGCGCCGTTACCTCCAGAATAGAGGATGGTCAGGTAAGTCTTAATTATCTGGATGAATTCGTAATCGATGAAAACCTGGAATTTGAAGACACTAAGATTGGTGGACTCTCGGGAATAGACTACGCAAACGGAAAATTTTACCTGGTCAGCGATCAGGCATCCAATCCAAGAATTTACCAGGCAGAGATCAAAATAGCCGACTCCAGATTTAATAATGTCGAGATTACTGATCTTATAAAGATTAGCAGACCAGAAAAATATTCGAAAGTAGTATTGGATCTAGAAGGCTTGCGTTACGATTCAAATACAAATGGCTTTCTTGTAGTTAGCGAAGGTTTGATCTCAGATGGACGAGATCCCGGAATTTATGAAACAGATGATAAAGGAAAAATACTCAGATCTTATAGTATTCCACTACATTTTCAATCTAATAATGATCAAAAACCGAGAAACAACGGAGTATTTGAGGGCATCACTAAGAGTATTAATGGATCTGGAATTTGGGTTGCTACAGAATTACCATTAGAAAAAGACTCTTCCAAACCAAAGATCTTTCCTTCACGGTCTCACTCAAGGATCACCAAATTTGATATTGAAACTGGAAATCCAGTTTCGCAATTTGTCTATCCACTTGATGGAATCGCTAAGCTGCCAATTAATTATTTTGCCCTGAACGGAATCACGGAGATCCTTGAATATGCTGAAGATCGATTTCTAGTGATGGAACGCTCCTACTCTGCCGGTTACGGTTCCCATGGGAACACGGTAAAGATCTTTGATGTAGATGCAAGCAAAGCTACCAATATCCTAAATGAGAATTCGCTTCGAAAGGCGAAGTATCAAACGGCAAAAAAGAAGCTAATTTTCAACTTTAAGTCTGTCGACGATCAGCTAACCGATGGCATTGTTGATAATATCGAAGGAATGTGCTTTGGGCCGGAACTGGAAAACGGAAACCGCAGCTTGATCCTGATGGCCGACAATAATTTTAATTCTTTTGTTAGGCAGTTAAATCAATTTATTCTCATGGAAATAAATATTTCAGAGTAA
- the def gene encoding peptide deformylase: MILPIVAYGDPVLKKKAKNIDKDYPKLDALIDNMWDTMYNAYGVGLAAPQVGLPVRIFMIDPAPFAEDDDLSDAEKEELKDLRKVFINPEITEESGEEWAFSEGCLSIPDVREDVFRQPDITIEYYDENWEKHVEQYSGLAARVIQHEYDHIEGVLFTDKLSSLKKRLIKSKLGNISKGKINVDYKMRFPNAKKAR; the protein is encoded by the coding sequence ATGATATTACCAATTGTAGCTTACGGGGATCCTGTTTTAAAGAAAAAAGCTAAAAATATTGACAAGGATTATCCAAAACTGGATGCCTTGATCGATAATATGTGGGATACCATGTACAATGCTTATGGTGTTGGACTGGCAGCTCCCCAAGTAGGTCTTCCTGTTCGAATCTTTATGATCGATCCAGCTCCTTTCGCTGAAGATGATGACTTAAGTGACGCTGAAAAAGAGGAACTTAAAGATCTTCGTAAAGTTTTTATTAACCCGGAGATCACAGAAGAAAGCGGTGAAGAATGGGCCTTTAGTGAAGGTTGCCTTAGTATTCCAGATGTTCGGGAAGACGTTTTTCGTCAACCAGATATTACCATCGAATATTACGATGAAAACTGGGAAAAGCATGTCGAGCAATATAGCGGCTTAGCTGCAAGGGTCATTCAACATGAGTATGATCATATTGAAGGTGTGTTGTTCACAGATAAGCTTTCAAGTTTAAAGAAAAGATTGATTAAGAGTAAATTAGGCAATATCTCGAAGGGAAAGATCAACGTAGATTATAAAATGCGTTTTCCGAATGCGAAAAAAGCCCGCTAA